In a genomic window of Epinephelus lanceolatus isolate andai-2023 chromosome 3, ASM4190304v1, whole genome shotgun sequence:
- the nfam1 gene encoding uncharacterized protein nfam1 isoform X2, giving the protein MGAQQVWHLSLISTWISVFVFPSLCSGSGATELSLKGRVFVAFVGEHLNISCELKIPANHTSDVLMCSDPKGNEIYRCEIHESDQPQNLNLILEPKNLSLSGEYSCRYGTENVYWFLRVRREGYSEIQDYTQFYIVAIITGLLLVVSVVGSVIVFRERGKEPITEGGDTVRKRKQNREKMKESETEEDNVNAITSSSNSFYASLETRPRSIYDVLDLSAANRMPGQSKAKPKIKEPKETMAQSTQDQQEGVFESVYENF; this is encoded by the exons ATGGGAGCGCAACAAGTTTGGCATCTTTCGTTAATCTCCACCTGGATATCTGTCTTTGTCTTCCCCTCTTTATGCTCTGGATCAGGCGCAACAG AACTCAGCCTGAAGGGCCGAGTCTTTGTGGCCTTTGTGGGCGAACATCTCAACATTAGCTGTGAGTTGAAGATACCAGCGAACCACACCTCAGATGTGCTGATGTGCTCTGATCCTAAAGGCAACGAGATATACAGGTGTGAAATCCATGAATCTGACCAGCCACAAAATCTCAACCTGATTTTGGAGCCAAAAAATCTGAGCCTTTCAGGAGAATACAGCTGCAGATATGGTACTGAGAACGTGTACTGGTTTCTTCGAGTGAGAA GAGAAGGCTACAGTGAAATACAGGATTACACACAATTCTACATAGTCGCCATCATTACTGGCCTGCTGCTGGTTGTCAGTGTAGTCGGCTCAGTGATTGTCTTCAGAGAACGTGGG aaAGAACCCATCACTGAAGGTGGTGACACTGTCAGAAAACGAAAGCAGAACAGAGAAAAAATGAAGGAGAGCGAAACGGAGGAAGACAACGTCAATGCAATAACATCTTCGTCCAACTCTTTCTATGCT AGTCTAGAGACTCGGCCCAGGTCCATTTATGATGTGCTGGATCTCTCGGCTGCTAACAGGATGCCAGGCCAAAGCAAAGCTAAACCCAAGATAAAAGAACCCAAAGAAACG ATGGCACAATCCACACAAGACCAGCAAGAAGGTGTATTTGAGTCTGTCTATGAAAACTTTTGA
- the LOC117255315 gene encoding uncharacterized protein LOC117255315: MAPPSLLMLLMVVTMATGARSASEENELDYGYWNYREGADSVNVASVRSVTRVLDAWGKRIFREIKTLLHSQPSTLLPDYSRVRPLSESVNDLFREVSLLRRRITELSHRLATLEPFLRHHGYREVEEGEALAPSSLRGEVASLARYTPRTSARASPPRGSRVVRRRRVRVLNNGAGVKLVQRER, from the exons ATGGCCCCtccctctctgttgatgctgcTGATGGTGGTTACCATGGCAACTGGGGCCCGTTCAGCCAGCGAGGAGAATGAACTGGATTATGGGTACTGGAACTATAGAGAGGGAG CTGATAGTGTGAATGTAGCCTCAGTGCGCAGCGTCACCAGAGTTTTAGACGCCTGGGGAAAACGCATCTTCCGTGAGATCAAGACTTTACTGCACTCTCAGCCCAGCACACTGCTGCCTGACTATTCCAG GGTGCGCCCTCTATCCGAGTCCGTCAACGATCTGTTCAGAGAAGTCTCCCTGCTGCGCAGGCGCATCACCGAACTCTCTCATCGCCTAGCAACCCTGGAACCGTTCCTCCGTCACCACGGCTaccgggaggtggaggagggggaggctCTGGCACCTTCAAGCCTGAGAGGAGAGGTGGCGAGCTTGGCCCGGTACACCCCGAGGACCTCGGCCAGGGCGAGCCCACCGAGGGGGAGCCGGGTGGTGAGGAGGAGACGGGTGAGGGTCCTGAACAACGGAGCAGGAGTGAAGctggtgcagagagagagatag
- the nfam1 gene encoding uncharacterized protein nfam1 isoform X3 — protein MSTSQERVSRCAHTSVSSNGKRIELSLKGRVFVAFVGEHLNISCELKIPANHTSDVLMCSDPKGNEIYRCEIHESDQPQNLNLILEPKNLSLSGEYSCRYGTENVYWFLRVRREGYSEIQDYTQFYIVAIITGLLLVVSVVGSVIVFRERGKEPITEGGDTVRKRKQNREKMKESETEEDNVNAITSSSNSFYASLETRPRSIYDVLDLSAANRMPGQSKAKPKIKEPKETMAQSTQDQQEGVFESVYENF, from the exons ATGAGCACCAGCCAGGAAAGAGTCAgcagatgtgcacacacatctgTATCCAGTAATGGAAAACGCATag AACTCAGCCTGAAGGGCCGAGTCTTTGTGGCCTTTGTGGGCGAACATCTCAACATTAGCTGTGAGTTGAAGATACCAGCGAACCACACCTCAGATGTGCTGATGTGCTCTGATCCTAAAGGCAACGAGATATACAGGTGTGAAATCCATGAATCTGACCAGCCACAAAATCTCAACCTGATTTTGGAGCCAAAAAATCTGAGCCTTTCAGGAGAATACAGCTGCAGATATGGTACTGAGAACGTGTACTGGTTTCTTCGAGTGAGAA GAGAAGGCTACAGTGAAATACAGGATTACACACAATTCTACATAGTCGCCATCATTACTGGCCTGCTGCTGGTTGTCAGTGTAGTCGGCTCAGTGATTGTCTTCAGAGAACGTGGG aaAGAACCCATCACTGAAGGTGGTGACACTGTCAGAAAACGAAAGCAGAACAGAGAAAAAATGAAGGAGAGCGAAACGGAGGAAGACAACGTCAATGCAATAACATCTTCGTCCAACTCTTTCTATGCT AGTCTAGAGACTCGGCCCAGGTCCATTTATGATGTGCTGGATCTCTCGGCTGCTAACAGGATGCCAGGCCAAAGCAAAGCTAAACCCAAGATAAAAGAACCCAAAGAAACG ATGGCACAATCCACACAAGACCAGCAAGAAGGTGTATTTGAGTCTGTCTATGAAAACTTTTGA
- the f8a gene encoding 40-kDa huntingtin-associated protein encodes MAAEGDFLARYRAVSNKLKKRFLRKPNVAEASEQFGQLAKELKQQDCLQYAAFCNLAMARCEQTLFNAPGEALALTDAARLFLSSEKENRALQAPGFDEHLQAALNCYSFAIKVHIEMNQPVMAASLCLELGNALKEMNRPGEAIVHYQRAAELQTQTPIEALLSMGEMATCKILTRDYDGALSVFTEMQLMCHERGLQLPGISTPVGAFLDIVAKCEISRVLLLMLLEPPPQKLLPEHAQTLERYAWESFDPHSQVTFLPENVFLLLQSVVMACQEKDTESLKSLQTELWPFLTAEQNHLLHLVVQERITPSGQGI; translated from the exons ATGGCTGCAGAGGGTGATTTTCTGGCGAGATACCGCGCTGTGTCAAATAAACTGAAAAA ACGTTTTCTACGGAAGCCCAATGTAGCAGAGGCGAGTGAGCAGTTTG GTCAGTTAGCCAAAGAGCTGAAGCAGCAGGACTGCCTCCAGTATGCTGCCTTCTGTAACCTGGCCATGGCCAG GTGCGAGCAGACTCTTTTTAACGCACCTGGAGAGGCTCTGGCATTAACTGACGCCGCCCGCCTCTTTCTATCATCTGAGAAGGAGAATAGGGCGCTGCAGGCCCCGGGCTTTGATGAGCACCTTCAGGCTGCACTCAACTGTTACAGTTTTGCCATCAAG GTGCACATTGAGATGAACCAGCCTGTGATGGCAGCCAGCCTGTGTCTAGAACTTGGCAACGCGCTCAAG GAGATGAACAGACCAGGAGAGGCTATCGTTCATTACCAGAGGGCTGCAGAGTTGCAGACACAGACGCCAATTGAAGCTCTGCTGTCAATGGGAGAGATGGCCACGTGTAAAATTCTCACCC GTGACTATGATGGTGCTCTGTCAGTGTTCACAGAGATGCAGCTGATGTGTCACGAGAGAGGACTGCAGCTTCCAGGCATCAGCACCCCTGTTG gtGCATTTCTGGACATTGTGGCAAAATGTGAGATCTCCAGAGTACTACTGCTGATGCTGCTTGAG CCCCCACCACAGAAGCTGTTGCCAGAACATGCTCAGACTCTGGAGAGATACGCATGGGAATCTTTTGACCCTCACAGCCAAG TGACCTTCCTGCCTGAGAATGTTTTCCTGCTCCTGCAGTCCGTAGTG ATGGCGTGTCAGGAGAAAGACACAGAGTCCCTCAAGTCTCTTCAGACTGAGCTATG GCCGTTTCTGACTGCAGAGCAGAATCATCTTCTCCACCTGGTGGTTCAGGAGCGCATCACGCCGTCTGGCCAAGGCATTTAG
- the nfam1 gene encoding uncharacterized protein nfam1 isoform X1 has product MFIFSDGTNTNERNKRSDQTQTGSMSTSQERVSRCAHTSVSSNGKRIELSLKGRVFVAFVGEHLNISCELKIPANHTSDVLMCSDPKGNEIYRCEIHESDQPQNLNLILEPKNLSLSGEYSCRYGTENVYWFLRVRREGYSEIQDYTQFYIVAIITGLLLVVSVVGSVIVFRERGKEPITEGGDTVRKRKQNREKMKESETEEDNVNAITSSSNSFYASLETRPRSIYDVLDLSAANRMPGQSKAKPKIKEPKETMAQSTQDQQEGVFESVYENF; this is encoded by the exons ATGTTCATCTTTTCTG ACGGAACGAACACAAAcgaaagaaataaaagaagtgatcaaacacagacaggttcCATGAGCACCAGCCAGGAAAGAGTCAgcagatgtgcacacacatctgTATCCAGTAATGGAAAACGCATag AACTCAGCCTGAAGGGCCGAGTCTTTGTGGCCTTTGTGGGCGAACATCTCAACATTAGCTGTGAGTTGAAGATACCAGCGAACCACACCTCAGATGTGCTGATGTGCTCTGATCCTAAAGGCAACGAGATATACAGGTGTGAAATCCATGAATCTGACCAGCCACAAAATCTCAACCTGATTTTGGAGCCAAAAAATCTGAGCCTTTCAGGAGAATACAGCTGCAGATATGGTACTGAGAACGTGTACTGGTTTCTTCGAGTGAGAA GAGAAGGCTACAGTGAAATACAGGATTACACACAATTCTACATAGTCGCCATCATTACTGGCCTGCTGCTGGTTGTCAGTGTAGTCGGCTCAGTGATTGTCTTCAGAGAACGTGGG aaAGAACCCATCACTGAAGGTGGTGACACTGTCAGAAAACGAAAGCAGAACAGAGAAAAAATGAAGGAGAGCGAAACGGAGGAAGACAACGTCAATGCAATAACATCTTCGTCCAACTCTTTCTATGCT AGTCTAGAGACTCGGCCCAGGTCCATTTATGATGTGCTGGATCTCTCGGCTGCTAACAGGATGCCAGGCCAAAGCAAAGCTAAACCCAAGATAAAAGAACCCAAAGAAACG ATGGCACAATCCACACAAGACCAGCAAGAAGGTGTATTTGAGTCTGTCTATGAAAACTTTTGA